Proteins from one Ananas comosus cultivar F153 linkage group 5, ASM154086v1, whole genome shotgun sequence genomic window:
- the LOC109709874 gene encoding uncharacterized protein LOC109709874 isoform X3 has protein sequence MDISTSPVLESTNFFCKISSPTISSPFSSFHKNNPLRKSPNDSIFLLKNRSWTPLAASRRGIGPVSARFRRPLRRRNTLREKIVPSNEDQVRRAPELFNPDFKLAEKVGPTLGLGTEKDIVENDRLGNGNSYKDSVLWDKLENWINQYKDDSEYWGIGTGPIFTVYKDSDANVTRVVVNEEEIVKRSRIGAWSFESKRAGEEFAGVNSKLSCAKVIAKDIESGKYMLPKSSSIFKYVVEGKNSSFAEGLVFIAKKGESILKITPQVGFALLCGCCVFWVMKKLIVGNDKVELSREEVEMLRRKKMSRMKREELEKGSVKVLQDVPELAVASLRRPELDRSELIKSIKQTEVLRENLIPSHSNASFQNDDKIKEIREMVKKVHELERENQNQNDNQVEALKEASDDVSMSRTILHKGRIEKDMKSSVDMNNKGMLEEESLNNRSIIPEGELSNTFCDKRVIIDTKVDDRKTDEEIDTKEKANSGFDVEHSTDYKDAGTSSFIVQTNEEKIRKNEMRSSKSKNRKSKSSSGTSSKKSVKIKPRIISSVKEAREYLATKRRTKLNKSQVSDELVQSADMIGSTTDVLGAKKTTLGSDSFDDKAAFLPKKPSCDYTAETKLREGSCFNDLSTANDSSQVERKKYDFLNDTSDRKSTNSFLTEENSTSSSWDPQSMSNSSPTKTMNGKHRSSIHNVTTNESSSISSSQDLDDLIVERQSDQEKQEKSLQNPVDYRELEINGNKFARKDWAACIENEVGPSFEFDKTNDFSLSSVDSSRVCNMEKKENNSHPDEVDVSGETGKSDSVSTVINGSQDKHELNGPNVKTGKSLMSEESWIEKNFQEFNPIIQKMRVGFKENYVLAKDKAQEELSLSAVVNEMGSALESEELEWMNDESLREIVFQVRENELAGRDPFHMMDATDKRAFFEGLERKVEMVNERLLPLHEYYHSRIENLDYGADGISLDDPPEKIIPYWKGPSFDKDPEFLSKKLKQKETESSLSKVEGLAKSSIPSPNASVDNSLKKSVGESSKKTKTLIECSDGSTRPGKKGGKEHWEHTKKWSQGFLEVYNAETDPEVKSIMRNMGKDLDRWITEKEIQDATDLLTKIPKRKRRYIEKKMNKLKREVEKYGAQAVVSKYKEYSDEKEEDYLSWLDLPFVLCIELYTVEEDVPRVGFYSLEMAADLELDPKQYHVIAFEDPGDSKNFCYIVQAHMDMLGSGKAFVVARPPKNLGPLKLLKFNCFFARCFQGC, from the exons ATGGATATCTCCACCTCGCCTGTGCTCGAAAGCACCAATTTTTTCTGCAAAATCTCCTCTCCAACGATCAGTTCCCCCTTCTCGAGCTTCCATAAGAACAACCCACTAAGGAAATCCCCAAATGACTCCATTTTCCTCTTAAAAAACCGATCTTGGACCCCTTTGGCCGCTTCTCGGCGAGGGATCGGACCTGTTTCGGCGCGATTCCGGAGGCCCCTTCGGCGTCGGAACACGTTGAGGGAGAAGATCGTTCCTTCAAATGAGGACCAGGTTCGTAGAGCTCCTGAACTGTTTAATCCTGATTTTAAGTTAGCGGAAAAGGTTGGGCCTACTTTGGGTTTGGGTACAGAGAAGGACATTGTGGAAAATGATAGGTTGGGAAATGGAAATAGTTATAAAGATTCAGTTTTGTGGGATAAATTGGAGAATTGGATCAATCAGTATAAGGACGATTCTGAGTACTGGGGAATTGGAACTGGTCCTATTTTTACTGTATATAAAGATTCGGACGCGAATGTTACGCGTGTTGTCGTGAATGAGGAAGAAATCGTTAAAAGGAGCCGAATCGGAGCATGGTCTTTTGAATCGAAGCGAGCTGGGGAAGAGTTCGCAGGTGTGAATTCTAAGTTATCTTGTGCAAAAGTTATCGCGAAAGATATTGAGAGCGGGAAATACATGCTCCCGAAAAGTAGCTCAATTTTTAAGTATGTAGTTGAGGGAAAAAACTCGTCTTTTGCAGAGGGGTTGGTATTTATCGCTAAAAAAGGCGAGTCAATTTTGAAGATTACCCCTCAAGTTGGGTTCGCTCTGTTATGTGGTTGCTGCGTGTTCTGGGTCATGAAAAAATTGATTGTGGGGAACGATAAGGTGGAGTTGAGTAGAGAAGAGGTTGAGATGCTGAGGAGAAAGAAAATGTCAAGGATGAAACGAGAGGAGTTAGAGAAGGGAAGTGTCAAAGTACTCCAGGATGTGCCGGAGTTGGCAGTGGCTTCCCTAAGAAGGCCAGAGTTAGATAGGAGTGAGCTAATAAAAAGCATTAAGCAAACCGAGGTATTAAGAGAGAATTTGATCCCTAGTCATTCCAATGCGAGTTTTCAGAATGATGATAAGATAAAGGAAATAAGAGAGATGGTTAAAAAGGTTCATGAATTAGAAAGagaaaatcaaaaccaaaatgaTAATCAAGTTGAAGCTCTTAAAGAAGCATCTGATGATGTTAGCATGTCTCGAACCATTTTGCACAAGGGCCGAATAGAGAAGGATATGAAGTCTTCGGTGGATATGAATAACAAAGGAATGCTTGAAGAAGAATCTTTGAATAACCGCAGTATTATTCCTGAAGGAGAACTATCGAACACATTTTGTGACAAGAGAGTTATTATCGATACAAAAGTGGATGATCGAAAAACGGATGAAGAGATTGATACCAAAGAGAAAGCAAATAGTGGGTTTGATGTAGAACATTCCACTGATTATAAGGATGCTGGCACCTCGTCTTTCATTGTTCaaacaaatgaagaaaaaattagaaagaatgaAATGAGAAGTTCcaaatcaaaaaatagaaaatctaaAAGCTCATCTGGTACTTCTAGCAAAAAATCTGTGAAAATTAAGCCGAGAATCATAAGCTCCGTCAAGGAAGCGAGGGAATATCTAGCTACGAAGCGTAGGACTAAATTGAATAAATCACAGGTAAGTGATGAGCTTGTACAGAGTGCTGACATGATTGGGTCTACGACCGATGTACTTGGGGCCAAGAAAACAACACTCGGGTCAGATTCATTTGATGATAAAGCTGCTTTTCTTCCAAAAAAGCCTAGTTGTGATTATACTGCTGAAACGAAGTTAAGGGAAGGTTCTTGTTTCAATGATTTATCGACTGCAAATGATTCTTCTCAAGTCGAAAGGAAGAAATATGACTTCCTAAATGATACATCTGATCGGAAATCGACTAATTCCTTTCTTACCGAGGAAAATAGTACATCCTCATCTTGGGATCCTCAATCTATGTCGAACTCTTCACCAACAAAGACTATGAATGGTAAACACAGAAGTTCCATTCATAATGTCACTACCAATGAATCCTCATCTATTAGTAGTTCTCAAGACTTGGATGATTTAATAGTTGAAAGGCAATCTGACCAGGAAAAACAAGAGAAAAGCCTCCAAAATCCAgttgattatcgtgaacttGAAATCAATGGCAATAAATTTGCTAGAAAGGACTGGGCAGCGTGTATAGAGAATGAAGTGGGCCCATCCTTTGAGTTTGACAAGACTAATGATTTTTCTTTATCATCTGTTGATTCTTCAAGGGTGTGCAACatggagaagaaggaaaataaCAGTCACCCAGATGAGGTTGATGTATCTGGGGAAACAGGAAAATCAGATTCTGTTAGCACTGTGATAAATGGCTCTCAGGACAAGCATGAACTGAATGGTCCTAATGTTAAAACAGGGAAAAGTTTAATGAGTGAAGAGAGTTGGATTGAAAAGAATTTCCAGGAATTCAACCCTATTATCCAAAAAATGCGCGTTGGGTTCAAGGAAAATTACGTGCTGGCAAAAGATAAGGCACAAGAGGAGTTATCTTTAAGTGCTGTTGTAAATGAAATGGGATCAGCTTTGGAGAGTGAGGAACTTGAATGGATGAATGATGAGAGTCTTCGAGAAATTGTATTTCAAGTTCGAGAGAACGAATTGGCTGGGCGGGATCCTTTTCATATGATGGATGCTACTGATAAGCGTGCCTTCTTTGAAGGCTTAGAAAGAAAAGTTGAGATGGTCAATGAAAGGCTATTGCCACTGCATGAGTATTACCATTCCAGGATCGAAAATCTTGACTATGGAGCAG ATGGCATTAGCTTGGACGATCCACCTGAAAAAATAATTCCCTATTGGAAAGGACCATCTTTTGATAAGGATCCTGAATTTCTTAGTAAAAAGCTTAAGCAAAAGGAAACCGAAAGCAGTCTTTCCAAAGTGGAGGGTTTAGCAAAATCTAGCATCCCTTCTCCTAATGCTTCAGTTGATAATAGTTTAAAGAAGTCCGTTGGCGAATCTTCGAAGAAAACCAAGACACTTATAGAGTGCAGTGATGGTAGTACTAGACCAGGTAAAAAAGGAGGAAAGGAGCATTGGGAACATACGAAGAAATGGTCTCAAGGTTTCTTAGAAGTTTATAATGCTGAGACTGATCCAGAGGTCAAATCCATCATGAGAAATATGGGAAAGGATTTAGATAGATGGATCACAGAGAAAGAAATACAGGATGCCACGGATTTACTGACAAAAATTCCCAAAAGGAAGCGGAGATATATAGAGAAAAAGATGAACAAGCTAAAAAGAGAGGTGGAAAAGTATGGTGCCCAAGCGGTGGTTAGCAAATACAAAGAATATTCTgatgagaaagaagaagattatCTATCGTGGTTAGATCTTCCATTTGTACTG